The Nocardia sp. NBC_01329 sequence CGCCTACCGCTGGGGCAGCCGTGAGGAAGCCCAGGTCCGCAACGACGGCTACGGCACGGTACACAACGAGGCGGTGACCGCGGCGCTGCAGAGCGACGGCGGCGTCCGCCTCGGCCACCCGGAAGCCCCCAAGACGATCGAGGTCTACGAGGACCCCATGTGCCCGTCCTGCGGCACCCTGGAAACCCTCTACGGTCAGGAACTCGCGCAGAAGCTCGACGAGGGCAAACTCGCCGTCCGCTACCGGTTCGTCAATTTCCTCGACCCCAAATCCTCCAGCGGCGACTACTCCACCCGCGCGATCGCCGCCCTGCAGTGCGTCGCGGAGACCGGTTCCGGCCCCACCTACTCGAAGTTCCACGAGACCCTGTTCACCACCCGGCAACCGGACGAGGGCTCCGAGCTCAGCGATGACGAACTGCTCACCATC is a genomic window containing:
- a CDS encoding DsbA family protein, yielding MSNSSPDYTPRPMSNRTTYALGALALVLIALIVVFAYRWGSREEAQVRNDGYGTVHNEAVTAALQSDGGVRLGHPEAPKTIEVYEDPMCPSCGTLETLYGQELAQKLDEGKLAVRYRFVNFLDPKSSSGDYSTRAIAALQCVAETGSGPTYSKFHETLFTTRQPDEGSELSDDELLTIATESGATEPARECITSGARRGQIADQAAATLDDLTAALDGAAATPSVFDVATKIDVNEPDWVQQLAP